One Hordeum vulgare subsp. vulgare chromosome 4H, MorexV3_pseudomolecules_assembly, whole genome shotgun sequence DNA window includes the following coding sequences:
- the LOC123449946 gene encoding aquaporin PIP2-5-like, with translation MAAGDGKLNTEGNVSSDTTMSTKDYLDPPPTPLVDAGELGKWSLYRATIAEFTATLLFVYVAVATVIGHKRQTDAQACSGTGVLGIAWAFGGMIAVLVYCTAGISGGHINPAVTFGLLLARKVSLPRAFFYMAAQCLGAICGAAMVRAVHGAHHYELYGGGANEVAPGYSKAGALVAEAAGTFVLVYTVFSATDPKRMARDSHVPVLAPLLIGFAVLMAHLATIPITGTGINPARSLGAAVVYNGKKAWADQWIFWVGPLAGATVAMAYHQYVLRNGAAKHSFGRSDHDDVEA, from the coding sequence ATGGCCGCTGGAGATGGCAAGCTGAATACGGAGGGCAACGTTAGTTCCGATACTACCATGAGCACCAAGGACTATCTGGACCCTCCTCCGACGCCGCTGGTGGACGCCGGCGAGCTGGGCAAGTGGTCTTTGTACCGGGCCACCATTGCCGAGTtcaccgccaccctcctcttcGTCTACGTCGCCGTGGCCACCGTAATCGGCCACAAGCGCCAAACCGACGCCCAAGCGTGCAGCGGCACCGGCGTGCTGGGCATCGCCTGGGCCTTCGGCGGCATGATCGCTGTCCTCGTCTACTGCACCGCCGGCATCTCTGGCGGCCACATCAACCCCGCGGTGACGTTCGGGCTGCTGCTGGCGAGGAAGGTCTCGCTTCCCAGAGCCTTCTTCTACATGGCGGCGCAGTGCCTCGGCGCCATCTGCGGCGCGGCGATGGTTAGGGCCGTGCACGGCGCGCACCACTACGAGCTATACGGCGGCGGCGCCAACGAGGTAGCGCCGGGGTACTCCAAGGCGGGGGCATTGGTGGCCGAGGCCGCCGGGACGTTCGTTCTCGTCTACACCGTGTTCTCGGCGACCGACCCGAAGCGCATGGCGCGGGACTCCCACGTGCCGGTGTTGGCGCCGCTGCTCATCGGTTTCGCCGTGCTGATGGCGCACCTGGCCACCATCCCCATCACCGGCACCGGGATTAACCCGGCGAGAAGCCTTGGCGCCGCCGTGGTGTACAATGGCAAGAAGGCCTGGGCCGATCAGTGGATCTTCTGGGTGGGGCCTTTGGCGGGCGCCACCGTCGCCATGGCCTACCACCAGTACGTCCTCAGGAACGGCGCCGCGAAGCATTCCTTCGGCCGCTCCGACCACGACGATGTCGAAGCCTAG